A DNA window from Candidatus Brocadiaceae bacterium contains the following coding sequences:
- a CDS encoding L-seryl-tRNA(Sec) selenium transferase, protein MAALSQPNDDLLRGIPSVDALLREPALAEWAGGAPRAVVAAAVREAVEHVREALLSGDCRPTNEAEVRQAILALAASRLRVAARPHYRRAINAAGIILHTGLGRAVLPTEALRRIGQELGGYSILQLGVESGKRSRRDARIEWLLQLLTGAEAATVVNNNAAATMLVLNTVAAGREVIVSRGQLVEIGGSFRLPDVMAASGARMVEVGTTNRTHLGDYERAVTENTAAILRVHPSNYRITGFTSEVPLADLVALGGRHNVLVIDDVGAGSLIDLSRFGFTKQPTLPESIRTGADLTTSSGDKLMGASQAGLILGRRTLIEAVRKNPLARALRVGKLTLSVLETALTLFLDGERALSDVPTLAMVRRPYEELARQAERIAAAVREESADFEVDVCDGASQMGSGSLPGEDLPTRLVTIRPRGVSADELARRLRLGEPPVFARIRNDEVCMDPRTLLAGDEEDLVAAVRMALSAGR, encoded by the coding sequence GTGGCCGCCTTGTCCCAACCGAATGACGATCTGCTGCGTGGCATTCCCTCCGTGGATGCGCTGCTCCGCGAGCCCGCCCTGGCCGAATGGGCCGGAGGGGCGCCCCGGGCCGTGGTCGCAGCGGCGGTTCGCGAGGCGGTCGAGCACGTGCGGGAGGCGCTGCTTTCCGGCGATTGCCGGCCAACGAACGAAGCGGAGGTTCGCCAGGCGATTCTGGCGCTCGCTGCGAGCCGGCTCCGTGTCGCTGCCCGCCCGCACTATCGCCGGGCCATCAACGCCGCCGGCATCATCCTGCACACCGGACTCGGCCGGGCGGTGCTTCCCACAGAGGCATTGCGGCGCATCGGGCAGGAACTTGGCGGCTACTCGATCCTGCAGCTGGGTGTGGAATCCGGGAAGCGCTCCCGGCGTGATGCCCGGATCGAATGGCTTCTGCAGCTCCTGACGGGCGCCGAGGCCGCCACGGTCGTCAACAACAACGCGGCGGCCACGATGCTGGTGCTCAATACCGTCGCGGCCGGGCGCGAGGTGATCGTCTCGCGCGGACAGCTCGTGGAGATTGGCGGCTCGTTTCGGCTGCCGGACGTGATGGCCGCGAGCGGCGCGCGCATGGTCGAGGTCGGCACGACCAACCGCACCCATCTGGGCGACTACGAGCGCGCCGTCACCGAGAACACCGCCGCCATCCTGCGCGTGCACCCGAGCAACTACCGGATCACCGGTTTCACGTCCGAGGTGCCGCTGGCCGACCTGGTGGCGCTGGGTGGCCGGCACAACGTGCTGGTCATCGACGACGTCGGCGCAGGCTCGCTCATCGACTTGTCCCGTTTCGGCTTCACGAAGCAGCCAACACTTCCCGAGTCCATCCGCACGGGAGCGGACCTGACGACCTCCAGCGGTGACAAGCTGATGGGGGCCTCCCAGGCCGGCCTCATCCTCGGGCGCAGAACCCTGATCGAGGCGGTCCGGAAGAACCCGCTGGCCCGCGCGCTGCGCGTCGGCAAGCTGACGCTCTCCGTGCTGGAGACCGCGCTCACGCTCTTCCTTGACGGGGAGCGGGCGCTGAGCGACGTGCCGACGCTGGCGATGGTGCGCCGACCCTACGAGGAACTGGCCCGGCAGGCCGAGCGGATCGCGGCCGCTGTGCGAGAGGAGTCGGCGGACTTCGAGGTGGATGTCTGCGACGGGGCCTCGCAGATGGGCAGCGGCTCTCTGCCCGGCGAAGACCTGCCCACCCGGCTCGTGACCATCCGGCCTCGCGGCGTCTCGGCGGACGAACTGGCGCGCCGGCTGCGCCTCGGCGAGCCCCCGGTCTTCGCGCGCATTCGGAACGACGAGGTCTGCATGGACCCGCGCACGCTCCTGGCCGGCGACGAGGAGGATCTGGTCGCCGCCGTGCGCATGGCACTGTCGGCGGGGCGATG
- a CDS encoding ankyrin repeat domain-containing protein has translation MTPKTGPFELADNELWFFVDKQRRITTDDAHGAATRGDLAALRRHVQERKDSNVRDAQGRTLLHAAAEGGNAQIVEFLLSAGGDLSAVDRAGRTPLMLAVMHGRDDVTGLLIERGADVSLSDSGGHSPLHYAAALGRVEIARLLLEKGADPKAVSRQGATPAAMVRGPSRAQMLKLLEEHTGGRE, from the coding sequence GTGACCCCGAAAACGGGGCCGTTCGAGCTCGCCGACAACGAGCTCTGGTTCTTTGTCGACAAACAGCGGCGGATTACGACGGATGATGCGCATGGAGCGGCAACGCGCGGCGATCTGGCTGCCCTGCGACGCCATGTTCAAGAGCGGAAGGATTCAAACGTCCGGGACGCGCAAGGGCGAACGCTCCTGCATGCGGCGGCCGAAGGCGGAAATGCGCAGATCGTTGAGTTCCTTCTGTCCGCAGGCGGGGACCTGAGCGCGGTGGACCGGGCCGGTCGCACTCCTCTGATGCTGGCGGTGATGCATGGCCGTGACGATGTCACCGGGCTGCTCATCGAGCGAGGCGCGGATGTGTCGCTTTCGGACAGCGGCGGACACAGTCCGCTCCACTACGCTGCGGCGCTCGGACGCGTTGAAATCGCCCGGCTGCTGCTCGAGAAGGGAGCCGACCCGAAAGCCGTCAGCCGACAGGGCGCAACGCCGGCCGCAATGGTGCGCGGACCGAGTCGGGCGCAGATGCTCAAGCTCCTGGAGGAACACACCGGCGGCCGGGAGTAG
- a CDS encoding 4Fe-4S binding protein, translating into MAEPKKPPLTARLSRWRALVQTGFLFVWLGPLGLRAHNVCAPVFHCYSCPLASFACPIGIIANFSALHVFPFLAFGTLLLVGGLIGGLVCGWICPFGFLQDLIGRLPTPKFRLPAWSGYIRFAVLLALVLILPFLFGKDHALFLCRLCPVGALEGAGPSIAKAALAGDAIIWPNTVKIVIVVLILTAMFLTWRPWCRLFCPLGAVYGLLNRLSFVSLGVDREKCTQCGRCARECRYGVDPAASPNSSRCIRCFECTRCESLHVQTPFSRPKPVSAPAESGIPTGSGAK; encoded by the coding sequence ATGGCCGAACCGAAGAAACCGCCGCTCACGGCAAGGCTGTCCCGCTGGCGGGCCCTCGTACAGACGGGGTTTCTTTTCGTCTGGCTCGGACCGCTGGGGCTGCGCGCCCACAACGTCTGCGCGCCTGTCTTCCACTGCTACTCCTGCCCGCTCGCGTCGTTCGCCTGCCCCATCGGCATCATTGCGAACTTCAGCGCGCTCCATGTGTTTCCGTTTCTGGCCTTCGGCACGCTCCTTCTCGTGGGCGGCCTGATCGGCGGGCTGGTCTGCGGGTGGATCTGCCCGTTCGGGTTCCTGCAGGACCTCATCGGCCGCCTCCCGACGCCGAAGTTCCGCCTGCCGGCCTGGTCGGGTTACATTCGTTTCGCCGTGCTGCTCGCACTCGTGCTGATCCTGCCGTTCCTCTTCGGCAAGGACCATGCCCTCTTCCTCTGCCGTCTCTGCCCCGTCGGCGCCCTGGAGGGCGCCGGCCCGAGCATCGCAAAGGCCGCCCTTGCGGGCGACGCCATCATCTGGCCGAATACCGTCAAGATCGTCATCGTGGTGCTGATCCTGACCGCGATGTTCCTCACGTGGCGACCCTGGTGCCGCCTCTTCTGCCCACTCGGCGCAGTTTACGGGTTGCTGAACCGCTTATCGTTTGTCTCCCTCGGTGTGGACCGGGAGAAGTGCACGCAATGCGGGCGCTGCGCGCGGGAATGCCGCTACGGCGTCGATCCCGCCGCGTCGCCGAACAGCTCACGCTGCATCCGCTGCTTCGAATGCACCCGGTGCGAGTCGCTCCACGTGCAGACGCCCTTTTCACGCCCGAAGCCCGTCAGCGCTCCCGCGGAAAGCGGCATCCCGACCGGGAGTGGAGCGAAGTAG
- a CDS encoding 3-hydroxyacyl-ACP dehydratase, translated as MISAGIDVGSRTTKIVWLDDGQLARAEVFDTGVEPLDRVLNALAASPADSIVATGYGRRLVGARLPCPVVTEIRACARGARCLAPDCRSVIDIGGQDTKAVELAGEGGFGRFEMNDRCAAGTGRFLEVMARALGYTIEEFAADVDDRPVPVNSMCTVFAESEVISLIARGEDRRRIALGLNLATARRVAAMASRIDLRDRTLFVGGVARNPCMVRALREELKADLMVPQSPQTAVALGAALIAAEARCADADQALQSRAQYQQG; from the coding sequence ATGATATCGGCCGGAATAGACGTGGGCTCGCGCACAACGAAGATCGTCTGGCTGGACGACGGGCAGCTTGCGCGGGCCGAGGTGTTCGATACGGGCGTCGAACCGCTCGACCGGGTGCTGAATGCCCTGGCCGCTTCGCCTGCCGACTCCATCGTCGCCACTGGCTACGGCCGGCGGCTCGTGGGCGCCCGGCTGCCCTGCCCCGTCGTTACGGAGATCCGTGCCTGCGCCCGCGGCGCCCGCTGCCTGGCGCCCGACTGCCGCAGCGTCATCGACATCGGCGGTCAGGACACGAAAGCCGTCGAACTGGCCGGCGAAGGCGGCTTCGGGCGGTTCGAAATGAACGACCGCTGCGCCGCGGGAACGGGCCGTTTCCTGGAGGTCATGGCGCGGGCGCTTGGCTATACCATCGAGGAGTTCGCCGCGGACGTCGACGACCGCCCGGTTCCCGTCAACAGCATGTGCACGGTGTTCGCCGAATCAGAGGTCATTTCGCTCATCGCGCGCGGCGAGGACCGGCGCCGGATCGCCCTCGGGCTCAACCTGGCGACCGCCCGCCGCGTGGCCGCCATGGCCTCCCGGATCGACCTCCGCGACCGCACGCTCTTCGTCGGCGGCGTTGCGCGGAACCCCTGCATGGTCCGCGCCCTTCGCGAGGAGTTGAAGGCCGACCTGATGGTGCCGCAGAGCCCGCAGACAGCCGTCGCGCTGGGCGCCGCGCTGATCGCCGCCGAGGCACGTTGCGCCGATGCCGATCAAGCGCTACAATCCCGTGCTCAGTACCAACAGGGGTAG
- a CDS encoding 2-hydroxyacyl-CoA dehydratase — MFDHIPLSNSLEALIVHDHREFLAELGLDVGLHDRLLESIGESYAEAVLSQRTRPEAMEYFDQAVHESHGARVKEIADARDRGARMLGTFCIYVPEEIVLAAGAIPFALCGGTGFSVPYAEKRLPRDICPLLKSTLGLAFSKTCPYGPVKDMAVGETTCDAKKKTWDLLAALGTNIHVLELPQTKTDAARRLWLSEVLGFRTRVEELTGRRIEADALGEAIRVMNRKRRLLAELAQLRTADRPPISGTDALVVMQVALIDEPRRFCDALEGLLAELHERMRNGNTPFPAGARRVLVSGCPAVMGNWKLHHVIESSGAVVVGDESCTGSRYYRHLVEENGRSLQERLEALADRYFRIDCACFSPNTERVERVAEMARECRADAVVQYVLQFCHAYNVESVRIADTLGRAGIPSLTIVSDYGGEDTGQIRTRVEALLESVGV; from the coding sequence TTGTTTGACCATATCCCGCTCTCCAATTCTCTGGAGGCACTGATCGTGCACGATCATCGGGAATTCCTCGCCGAGCTGGGCCTCGACGTGGGGCTCCACGACCGGCTCCTGGAGTCCATCGGCGAGTCCTATGCCGAGGCGGTGCTTTCACAACGCACGCGCCCGGAGGCGATGGAGTACTTCGACCAGGCCGTGCATGAATCTCACGGGGCGCGGGTGAAGGAGATCGCCGACGCCCGGGACCGGGGCGCTCGCATGCTCGGGACGTTCTGCATTTACGTGCCGGAGGAGATCGTGCTGGCGGCCGGCGCCATTCCCTTCGCGCTCTGCGGCGGCACCGGTTTCTCCGTCCCCTATGCCGAAAAGCGACTGCCCCGCGACATCTGCCCGCTGCTGAAATCCACGCTGGGGCTGGCCTTCTCGAAGACCTGCCCCTACGGGCCGGTCAAGGACATGGCCGTCGGCGAGACGACCTGCGACGCCAAGAAGAAGACCTGGGACCTCCTGGCCGCGCTGGGCACGAACATCCACGTGCTGGAACTCCCGCAGACGAAGACGGATGCGGCGCGCCGCCTCTGGCTCAGCGAGGTGCTGGGGTTCCGGACGCGCGTCGAGGAGCTGACCGGCCGCCGGATCGAGGCCGACGCGCTCGGAGAGGCGATCCGGGTCATGAATCGCAAGCGGCGTTTGCTGGCCGAACTGGCCCAACTGCGGACGGCCGACCGGCCGCCCATCAGCGGCACCGACGCGCTGGTGGTCATGCAGGTGGCCCTGATCGACGAACCCCGCCGCTTCTGCGACGCGCTCGAAGGACTGCTGGCGGAACTCCATGAGCGGATGCGGAACGGGAACACGCCCTTCCCCGCCGGCGCCCGCCGTGTGCTCGTCAGCGGATGCCCCGCCGTGATGGGCAACTGGAAGCTGCACCACGTGATCGAGTCCTCCGGCGCCGTCGTCGTGGGCGACGAAAGCTGCACGGGCAGCCGCTACTACCGCCACCTGGTGGAGGAGAACGGCCGGTCGCTCCAGGAGCGGCTCGAGGCTCTGGCCGACCGCTACTTCCGGATCGACTGTGCCTGCTTCTCCCCCAACACCGAGCGCGTGGAACGCGTGGCGGAGATGGCGCGCGAGTGCCGCGCCGATGCGGTCGTGCAGTACGTCCTGCAGTTCTGCCACGCCTACAACGTCGAGTCCGTCCGCATCGCCGACACGCTCGGCCGGGCCGGCATCCCGTCGCTCACCATCGTGTCCGACTACGGAGGCGAAGACACCGGACAGATCCGGACGCGCGTCGAGGCGTTGCTGGAAAGCGTCGGCGTCTGA
- the selD gene encoding selenide, water dikinase SelD, whose product MINTERRRRVMQRSMRLGHCICDPKKPCPCDLLKTRNVCLCAGEHLPAESGPVRLTRLVESAGCASKVDQGMLRTILRGLPTVDDPRVIVGMPAGDDAGVYRLSDDTAMVQTVDVFTPSVDDPYLFGQIAAANSVSDVYAMGGRPISALSIIGFPVGAVPDHVMADVLRGGIDKMAEAGVPVIGGHSIKDAELKAGFAVTGLIDPDRIMTNAGARPGDALVLTKPLGTGILAFAAQIARAADEDMAQAAASMTALNRAAAELMLRFGAHACTDVTGFGLAGHLTAMAAASGVDVEVVWDDLPLLDGALQCAVDGVLSGGVERNREASGGNVDALDGMPPVALDFCFDPQTSGGLLIALPAEEARALVAELRAAGCARAAVIGRVTARGTGRMVLKTTGARTLPEATPRPAVPAAPATAPSETEDCCMQPAEEECCAPTQGAAPGTADGVAGVRQKFQAFLGAANAPGGLDAYTKRIVAIALSVLAKCAPCARMHIAKARQMGISQEEIDEAAWLAISFGGSPLMLFYDELKRNGGE is encoded by the coding sequence ATGATCAACACCGAACGCCGCAGGCGCGTGATGCAGCGCTCCATGCGCCTCGGGCACTGCATCTGCGACCCGAAGAAGCCCTGCCCGTGCGACCTCCTGAAGACACGCAACGTCTGCCTGTGCGCAGGCGAGCACCTGCCGGCGGAGTCGGGGCCGGTGCGGCTGACCCGGCTGGTCGAAAGCGCCGGCTGTGCGTCCAAAGTCGACCAGGGCATGCTCCGCACCATCCTCCGCGGGCTCCCGACCGTCGATGATCCCCGGGTGATTGTGGGCATGCCGGCAGGCGACGACGCGGGCGTCTACCGGCTGAGCGACGACACGGCGATGGTGCAGACCGTGGATGTCTTCACGCCGTCGGTCGACGATCCGTATCTCTTCGGGCAGATCGCCGCGGCCAACTCCGTGAGCGACGTCTATGCCATGGGCGGCCGGCCAATCTCGGCACTGTCGATCATCGGCTTTCCCGTCGGCGCCGTGCCCGACCATGTTATGGCCGACGTTCTCCGCGGCGGCATCGACAAGATGGCCGAAGCCGGCGTGCCGGTCATCGGCGGACACAGCATCAAAGACGCCGAACTGAAGGCCGGGTTCGCCGTCACGGGCCTCATCGACCCCGATCGTATCATGACCAACGCCGGCGCGCGCCCCGGCGACGCACTGGTTCTCACCAAACCGCTCGGCACCGGCATACTCGCATTTGCCGCACAGATCGCCCGGGCGGCCGATGAGGACATGGCGCAGGCCGCCGCCTCCATGACCGCCCTGAACAGGGCCGCAGCCGAACTGATGCTGCGTTTCGGCGCCCACGCCTGCACGGACGTGACGGGCTTCGGCCTGGCCGGCCATCTGACGGCCATGGCCGCCGCCAGCGGAGTGGACGTCGAGGTGGTCTGGGACGACCTGCCGCTGCTCGACGGCGCGCTGCAGTGCGCCGTTGACGGAGTGCTCTCGGGGGGCGTGGAGCGCAATCGCGAAGCGTCCGGCGGAAACGTCGACGCCTTGGACGGCATGCCGCCTGTGGCCCTGGACTTCTGCTTCGATCCGCAGACATCCGGCGGGCTGCTGATCGCCCTGCCGGCGGAGGAGGCCCGCGCGCTCGTCGCCGAACTCCGCGCCGCAGGCTGCGCCCGGGCCGCCGTCATCGGCCGCGTCACGGCACGCGGTACGGGACGCATGGTCTTGAAGACGACGGGCGCCCGAACGCTGCCGGAGGCGACGCCACGCCCGGCGGTCCCGGCCGCACCGGCCACCGCCCCTTCTGAGACGGAGGACTGCTGTATGCAACCGGCGGAAGAGGAGTGTTGCGCGCCGACCCAGGGCGCCGCACCCGGAACGGCGGACGGCGTGGCGGGCGTTCGGCAGAAGTTCCAGGCCTTCCTGGGCGCGGCCAATGCCCCGGGCGGGCTGGACGCGTACACCAAGCGCATCGTCGCCATCGCCCTCTCCGTGCTGGCGAAATGCGCGCCCTGTGCACGCATGCACATTGCGAAGGCCCGGCAGATGGGCATATCGCAGGAGGAGATCGACGAAGCCGCCTGGTTGGCCATCTCGTTCGGCGGCTCACCCCTGATGCTGTTCTACGACGAGTTGAAGCGCAACGGAGGCGAATAG